A window of the Oncorhynchus kisutch isolate 150728-3 unplaced genomic scaffold, Okis_V2 Okis02a-Okis13b_hom, whole genome shotgun sequence genome harbors these coding sequences:
- the LOC116359293 gene encoding uncharacterized protein LOC116359293 isoform X2: MELSLCSLSVLMLVAVVFMVPMKGALDVAPATQSTSGKIKGPENTFGKPAPTPARPSPLRPTENSAEISNVTQTENSACLTDVVDSDARSKEKCNSDDLTDAERSESNSAESREDYDDSLGSNTKITQTVTDDSSSDETDSSPPSDVRKYKQPPGRRTINPDHVDSMQTTTRQDPTNGSEELDRETQRDPTVGRERTSRVLIDLNSEEDVMVGCQGTVCVPGEQGTTVNGETRDDISTETNPVVIG, encoded by the exons TGCCCTTGATGTTGCTCCCGCTACTCAAAGCACCTCAGGAAAAATCAAAG GTCCTGAGAACACCTTTGGTAAACCAGCTCCAACCCCAG CAAGACCAAGTCCTTTAAGACCAACAGAGAACTCTGCAG AAATCTCAAATGTTACACAGACTGAAAACTCTGCTTGTTTAACAG ATGTTGTAGACTCAGATGCCAGATCCAAAGAGAAATGCAACTCCGATGATCTTACAG ATGCAGAACGATCTGAAAGTAACTCCGCAGAAAGCAGAG aGGATTATGATGACTCTCTGGGATCTAATACAAAGATTACACAAACTG TGACAGACGACAGTAGCAGCGACGAGACTGACAGTTCTCCTCCAAGTGATGTGAGAAAATACAAACAACCTCCAGGAAGGAGAACCATAAACCCAGACCATGTCGACAGCATGCAGACAACCACCAGGCAGGATCCAACCAATGGGAGCGAGGAGCTGGATAGAGAGACTCAGAGGGACCCcacagtggggagagagagaaccagcagAGTGCTCATTgatctcaacagtgaagaggatgTGATGGTGGGCTGTCAGGGTACTGTCTGTGTGCCCGGAGAGCAGGGGACTACAGTCAAtggag AAACCAGAGATGACATCAGCACTGAGACGAACCCAGTCG TGATTGGTTAG